CAGGACCGAAGGCGTGATGCGCCGACGCTGGATCGAAGGGTTCGTCATTGCGGTTCTCGAAAGAGCGGGGCGGTGACTGTGCGCCGAGGCGGGCCGGCAATGCTTCGGCCTGCGTCGAACTGTCGGCCGGGGCCTGCATGCCACAATGCCGGCATGGTCCACACCTCCGGTTCCCTTGTCAGTGTCGGTGCCCTGGTCGGTGACCAGGCACGCGCCGCCATGTTGCTGCAGCTGATGGACGGCCGCGCGTACACCGCGATGGAACTGGCGCGGGTGGCGGGGGTGACGCCACAGACGGCGAGTACGCATCTGCGGCGCCTGATCGAAGGCGATCTGCTGGTGGTCATCCCGCAGGGGCGCCATCGCTACCATCGGCTGGCGTCGACCGAGGTCGCGGACATGCTGGAGGGCATCCTGCGTGTGGCCGACCGCACGCCCTCATGCACCGCCGCCGCGTCACGCAGCCTGCCGGCGTTGCGCGAGGCGCGCTCGTGCTACCGCCACCTGGCCGGCGTGCATGCGGTGGCCATCACCGATCGCCTGCTGCAGGCCGGGCACTTGCTGCCGGGCGACGGCTATTGGCAGGTGAGCGCAGAGGGGGCGGCGTTCCTGCGGGAGCTCGGCCAGCCGCTGGCCGAGGTGCTGCAGCAGCCGGTTACGACCAGGCCCGCGCGCTATTGCCGGGGATGCCTGGACTGCACCGAGAGGCGCCCGCATCTGGCCGGGCTGGTCGGCGAGGCGATGCTGGACAGCTTCGTGAACAACGATTGGCTGCGGCGTGTTGAAGGCCGTCGCGAGCTGCGGCTGACCCCGCCGGGGCGCGAGGCGTTGTGGAAGCGGTTCGGCCTGGCGACCTGAGCGCCCGGTCAGTCTCATTCACCCGCGACATGCGGAGGCGTTATGGTCAGGTTCCAAGTCTTAGGGAGCTGCAATGGCGAGCAAGGACATGATGGACCGCAGTACGCAGCCGGAATGCCGCCGATGAGCAAATCCGCTGCGGAAGTACGCTGGTTGACGTTCCGGCTGATGAACGGCCAATCGATCGGACCGGACCGGTTGAAGGATGGCTGGGTGGTCGCCTCGGAGACCCGCCACTGTGGCGTGCGGCGCGAGTCAATCGAAGGCGCCGGCGTGGTCTACGCGCTGTATGCACCGGCCAATCTGGCCTCACCGCGCCGTGCGGAAATGCGCATGCGCGAGTTCCTGATGAGTTCCGGCTACACCTTCACCATGGGCACGCTGGGCGGCTGACGCCGCCCGTTGCGTTTACGGGCGCACCGTCAGCGCCTGGCCGAGTGTTCCGATCGGGCCGCGCGCATCGTGCAGCACGGTGCTGGTCAGGCCGATGCCCTCGCGGCCGAACGATACCGATGTGTCGAAGCCCAGCCACTCGCCTTCGGGCATGCCGAACAGGTGAGCGGTGAGGTCCAGGTTCGGGAACGCGACCTCCTTCGGATCGGCGCGTACCGCCATGCCGTTGGACAGGTCGAACAGCGTGGCGGCACGGGCCAATGGGCTGACCGCCTCACCGTCCAGCAGCGGCTGCGTTGCGCGGGCCCAGTACGTTGCGCGGCCGGGTCCCCGGTCGTGGCGACGGATCTCGATGCTCTGGATGAAACCGCCGGGCCAGACCGTGCCCGGGTCCCACGCCGGCATCGATTCCGGCGGCGCAATGCCGCTGATCGGCGTGCCGGCGATGGCCCCGGTATCGTTCGGGCGCATCAGCCACGCGCGTACACGAACTGCCGGTCGATCGTCATGGCGCAGCGTGGCTTCGACCAGTTCGATGGTGCGTCCACCGCGCAGCACCTGCACATCGGCCTCCATCGCTTCGATCCGGATGGTGCCGAGGATGTCGTAGGACAGGCGCGCGATCAGGAAGCCATGACCGCGTGCCGCGGCGTCGCGTTCGAGATGGTGGGCCAGCAGTCCGATCGCCGGCGCGATGTGCTGTTCGCGGATGTTCCAGGCGCCGCCGGTATGCTCGGTCGGCAGGTAGCGGGTGTCGCTCAGTCGTTCGAAGAAGGCCATCGGATGCGTTGCTTCAACAGGGAGGGAGGCGGCAGGTGCTGCGCCGGTCCCTGCATCGTAAGCGCTTGGCAACGTGACAGGCTGAGCCGGCTCCCGCAGGAGCCGGCTGGATGCCGGTCAGGGCGACGGGCAGTCCGTTTCCCGGCACAGCTTGTACTCGGCCAGACACTGCTCGGAGGTCTTGCCCAGCGGTCCATGTGATGTACGCAGGCACTGCTCGTACTTCAGCGTGCAGAACTCGCAGGATCCTGCGGCGAAGGCCAGGCCGGTCACGGCCATGCCAAGGAGCATCACGGTCTTCAAGGTCGTCTTGATCATCACGTCAGTCCTTTGTGTGCCCGTCACTGGGCGCGGCCACCATAGCAGCTCTGCCGGCACGCACTTGATGCGCCGCGGCACGCTGGGCTCAACGCTGGATCGCCTTCAAGGCGTCGACAACCTGTGCTTCAGAGAAGCCACAATGCCCTTCGCCCACTGGCGGCAGCACGCGTGGCAGCGGGTGTGCGCCCGCACGTGCTGCCAGCTGCGGATACACCGTCCGCATATGCGCCACGATGGTGGGGTCGTTGTTGTTGAACTGGATCACCAGCGGACGCTTCAACGCGCCGCTCAATGCCAGCTTGGCGCGGACATCGGCCTGTGCCGCGGGCACGGCGTCGACACGCTGCACGCCGGCATTGAACGCCCTGTCGTCACCGAAGCCGCTATAGACCACACCCCTGTTGCCCACCGGCATGCCGCCACTGCGCGCGGCCAGTTCGTGCAGAACCAATGCATGCAGGCTGATCGTACCGGCCAGTGCATCCGGTGCGACCTGCAGCTTCCTGGCCAGCACGTCCGCGTGCTGGGGATTCCGCTGCAGCGCGCCGGCGATGCCTTGATAGAGCGCTGCTTGCGGCAGCACGGCTGCTTCATGCGAGGCCAGTCCGGTGGCGGGCAGGCCTTCCGTGTTGGGGAAGAAGTAATCGAAGGCGACCAGCGTGGTCAGCAGGTCGGTGGCGATCTGTTCGCCACTGAGGTTGGCGCCGCACAGCGAGACGCCACCGGCGTAGTGCTGCGGGTAGCGCTCGAGGCTTGCCAGCGTCACCGCGCCCCCCATCGAGAATCCGAGCAGCCAGGTGTGGCGCACGCGCTTGATTTCGCCCAGCGCGTGCTGGCGCAGGCGCTCCATGTCGGTGATCGCATCGGCCA
This portion of the Stenotrophomonas sp. WZN-1 genome encodes:
- a CDS encoding thioesterase family protein, giving the protein MAFFERLSDTRYLPTEHTGGAWNIREQHIAPAIGLLAHHLERDAAARGHGFLIARLSYDILGTIRIEAMEADVQVLRGGRTIELVEATLRHDDRPAVRVRAWLMRPNDTGAIAGTPISGIAPPESMPAWDPGTVWPGGFIQSIEIRRHDRGPGRATYWARATQPLLDGEAVSPLARAATLFDLSNGMAVRADPKEVAFPNLDLTAHLFGMPEGEWLGFDTSVSFGREGIGLTSTVLHDARGPIGTLGQALTVRP
- a CDS encoding winged helix-turn-helix domain-containing protein, whose protein sequence is MVHTSGSLVSVGALVGDQARAAMLLQLMDGRAYTAMELARVAGVTPQTASTHLRRLIEGDLLVVIPQGRHRYHRLASTEVADMLEGILRVADRTPSCTAAASRSLPALREARSCYRHLAGVHAVAITDRLLQAGHLLPGDGYWQVSAEGAAFLRELGQPLAEVLQQPVTTRPARYCRGCLDCTERRPHLAGLVGEAMLDSFVNNDWLRRVEGRRELRLTPPGREALWKRFGLAT